A single region of the Thermotoga profunda AZM34c06 genome encodes:
- the hutH gene encoding histidine ammonia-lyase: MVVIGEFMTIQDVVKVARYFEQVSLSPKSIEKMQKSRQVVEQILQSEKTVYGVNTGFGALATTKISNDDLIKIQHNILLSHACGIGEPFNEEVVRAMMLIRANSLALGFSGVRPIVVEKICELLNKGITPFVPAKGSVGASGDLSPLAHMALVIIGEGYVLENGKKVPSDKVLKEKHVEPIRLAEKEGLSLVNGTQAMSANLCIAINDALNLIHLATQIASLSADVLFASPDAYEDVVWLARPHEGQKIIAKLMKKLLENSQIRESHRNCSRVQDAYSLRCVPQVYGAVLDTINYVKNIVQTEINSATDNPLVFDDQVISQGNFHGEPLAFAADFLSIALADLGNMIERRIDRLLNPKVNEGLPPFLAQRGGLNSGYMIWQYTAAALCNENKILSHPASVDSIPTSAYQEDHVSMGMNACLKVLKILENIVALASIELMCAVKALEFRRPMKSSIQNESLADQVRPLLENNLDDTFLNDQFLRVHSFVKEKVKLVAHDWWNEYG; encoded by the coding sequence GTGGTTGTAATTGGTGAGTTTATGACGATACAAGATGTTGTCAAGGTTGCCAGGTATTTTGAGCAGGTCTCGCTTTCACCAAAATCGATCGAAAAAATGCAAAAAAGTAGGCAAGTTGTAGAACAGATCCTCCAAAGCGAAAAAACCGTTTATGGTGTTAACACAGGTTTTGGTGCTCTTGCAACAACAAAGATCTCAAATGATGATTTAATCAAGATTCAGCACAATATTCTACTTTCACATGCTTGTGGGATTGGTGAACCATTCAACGAAGAAGTCGTTCGAGCAATGATGCTAATAAGGGCAAACTCTTTGGCTCTTGGTTTTTCTGGGGTTAGACCCATTGTGGTTGAAAAGATTTGTGAACTCCTCAACAAAGGAATCACTCCCTTTGTCCCGGCAAAGGGATCTGTGGGTGCCAGCGGCGATCTATCTCCACTTGCGCACATGGCTTTGGTGATCATTGGTGAAGGCTATGTGTTGGAGAATGGCAAAAAGGTGCCATCAGATAAAGTTTTAAAAGAAAAACATGTAGAGCCTATACGTTTAGCCGAAAAAGAAGGACTGAGTCTTGTGAACGGCACACAAGCGATGTCGGCAAATTTATGCATAGCAATTAATGATGCTTTAAATTTAATACATCTTGCAACTCAAATTGCTTCCTTGTCGGCTGATGTTCTTTTTGCCTCTCCTGATGCTTATGAAGATGTTGTTTGGCTTGCAAGGCCGCATGAAGGTCAGAAAATAATTGCAAAGTTGATGAAAAAACTCCTTGAGAATAGTCAGATAAGAGAATCCCATAGAAATTGTTCTCGAGTACAAGATGCCTATTCATTGAGATGTGTGCCACAGGTCTATGGAGCAGTTTTAGATACGATAAATTATGTCAAAAATATCGTGCAAACAGAGATCAATTCCGCAACAGATAACCCCTTAGTCTTTGATGACCAAGTTATATCCCAGGGTAATTTCCATGGAGAACCTCTGGCATTTGCCGCGGACTTTCTTTCAATAGCACTTGCAGATCTTGGAAATATGATTGAAAGAAGAATCGATAGACTTTTAAATCCAAAGGTGAATGAGGGTCTACCGCCTTTCTTAGCACAAAGAGGCGGTCTCAACTCCGGTTATATGATCTGGCAGTACACAGCCGCTGCTCTGTGCAATGAGAACAAGATTTTGTCACATCCGGCATCAGTCGATTCGATTCCAACAAGTGCCTATCAAGAAGATCATGTGAGTATGGGAATGAATGCATGTCTCAAAGTTTTAAAGATTTTAGAAAACATCGTTGCGTTAGCTTCCATCGAATTAATGTGTGCTGTGAAAGCCCTTGAATTTCGCCGTCCAATGAAATCTTCGATTCAAAACGAGTCATTGGCTGACCAAGTCAGACCACTTTTAGAAAACAATCTTGATGATACCTTTCTCAATGATCAATTTCTCAGAGTTCATTCCTTCGTTAAGGAAAAAGTCAAACTGGTCGCACATGATTGGTGGAATGAGTATGGATGA
- a CDS encoding radical SAM protein has product MPVVGGIKGAIYRQAGKLVSAVLHHTDEDGLYRLFSTLSAFTREPSKSALKKLAIMAKEKHPMITSWVNVFRRSSPKCVEKIINNLIINEFAIGEPLRQQKMHEHKVVLPKLGVISPTYACNLNCVGCYAGMYGRKYELTKEEVEKVIREANELGIYFWVITGGEPFYWPHLLEIFEEFDDNYFLIYTNGTLITDEVAEKLSKLGNATPAISVEGFELDTDWRRGRGVFKSIMETWERLRKYGVPFGASITATRMNHDTLMKDEFWKFLEEQQVVYAWVFQYMPVGINASMDLVPTAQQRYERFFKTDEVRLGGKFAFVADFWNHGFLTHGCLAAGAKYFHVNAKGYVEPCVFQQFAVDSIREKSVLEILKSPFFESYKRMVPYSNNLFRPCPIIDNPKVYRAMVKHFNAIPQHEGSERVVEDLAEELDKLAEEWKTYADKLWYEHGYVDRYPVNRGIYNYETRMKRYMNKEEALAVDKKLK; this is encoded by the coding sequence ATGCCTGTGGTGGGAGGAATTAAAGGTGCGATTTACAGGCAAGCGGGAAAGCTTGTCTCAGCAGTTCTTCATCACACCGATGAAGATGGTCTTTACAGACTTTTTTCGACACTCAGCGCGTTCACAAGGGAACCATCAAAGAGCGCTTTGAAGAAATTGGCGATCATGGCAAAGGAAAAGCACCCGATGATAACAAGCTGGGTGAATGTTTTTAGAAGATCGAGTCCAAAGTGTGTGGAGAAAATAATAAACAACCTCATCATCAACGAATTTGCAATTGGTGAACCATTAAGACAGCAGAAAATGCATGAACACAAAGTTGTTCTGCCAAAACTCGGTGTTATAAGTCCAACTTATGCTTGCAATTTGAACTGCGTGGGTTGTTATGCGGGAATGTATGGTCGAAAGTATGAGCTCACAAAAGAAGAGGTTGAAAAAGTTATAAGAGAAGCCAACGAATTGGGAATCTACTTCTGGGTTATCACTGGTGGAGAACCATTCTATTGGCCTCATCTATTGGAAATATTTGAAGAATTCGATGACAATTATTTCCTCATTTACACAAACGGTACGTTGATAACCGATGAAGTTGCTGAGAAACTTTCGAAACTCGGGAACGCAACCCCGGCGATATCCGTTGAAGGCTTTGAACTCGATACAGACTGGAGACGTGGTAGAGGCGTTTTCAAGAGCATTATGGAAACTTGGGAAAGACTCAGAAAATATGGTGTGCCTTTTGGAGCTTCAATAACTGCAACCAGAATGAATCACGACACGTTGATGAAAGACGAATTTTGGAAATTTCTCGAAGAACAACAGGTTGTCTATGCCTGGGTCTTCCAGTACATGCCTGTGGGAATTAACGCGTCGATGGACCTTGTCCCAACAGCTCAGCAAAGATACGAGAGATTCTTCAAAACAGACGAAGTCAGGCTTGGAGGAAAGTTTGCATTTGTGGCAGACTTCTGGAATCATGGCTTTTTGACCCATGGTTGTCTCGCAGCCGGTGCGAAATACTTCCACGTCAACGCTAAGGGATACGTTGAACCCTGTGTCTTCCAGCAGTTTGCAGTTGACAGTATCAGAGAAAAATCAGTTTTGGAAATACTCAAATCACCATTCTTTGAGTCCTATAAACGAATGGTACCGTATTCAAATAACTTGTTCAGACCATGTCCTATTATCGACAATCCAAAAGTCTACAGAGCCATGGTTAAACATTTCAATGCGATACCACAACACGAAGGTTCAGAAAGGGTTGTAGAAGATCTGGCAGAGGAACTCGACAAATTAGCTGAAGAATGGAAGACCTATGCCGACAAGTTATGGTATGAACATGGATATGTTGATAGATATCCCGTCAACAGAGGAATATACAACTACGAAACTCGCATGAAACGATACATGAACAAGGAGGAAGC
- a CDS encoding TM0106 family RecB-like putative nuclease: protein MDEEIWFEDVEQFLICPRRYCLEKEYKNKRGIISEQETREMMKLGFSVEKPILSTELFGLNLVSDPQAVVPDGDKWKIILNKSAKTFKNKYITEAAFHGYIFSSVGYIVSEVIIVSPYFTKRIDWRDGLTRLFALIENLAELRMQDLPEPKPVSQCKTCPHVLDCTGVLVEKQDLLAIHGLSDKTRIKLIEEGVNNLSAIIQIQELKDISKESLEKLKKKALALIEKKEVVLSQYQELPDGIFLDIESHTSRNFDYLFGVLVNDKYIPFLCENEEQEYRVFADTIDFLDQTDGPIYHYCAYEPSRFSSLSERWSDLKPVFSKIKKRFADIYQILSKHVALPLFTYSLKSVARLYGFHWRTNLDGLRASRYFQLWLNTHDELYLKTVLDYNEDDTRAAKVVWERLNLLRNN, encoded by the coding sequence ATGGATGAAGAAATCTGGTTCGAGGATGTAGAACAATTTTTGATATGTCCAAGAAGATATTGTTTAGAAAAAGAGTATAAAAACAAGCGGGGTATTATTTCTGAACAGGAAACCAGAGAAATGATGAAACTCGGTTTTTCAGTTGAAAAACCTATTTTGAGTACAGAATTGTTTGGATTGAATCTTGTATCTGATCCACAAGCAGTTGTTCCAGATGGCGATAAATGGAAGATAATACTCAACAAAAGCGCCAAAACTTTTAAGAATAAATACATAACAGAAGCCGCTTTCCATGGTTATATTTTTTCAAGCGTAGGATACATCGTCTCAGAGGTGATTATAGTTTCACCATATTTCACAAAACGAATCGATTGGAGAGATGGTTTGACACGCTTGTTTGCCTTGATCGAAAATCTCGCAGAGTTGAGAATGCAAGATTTACCAGAACCTAAACCTGTCTCACAGTGTAAAACTTGTCCCCATGTTTTAGACTGTACTGGTGTTTTAGTAGAAAAACAAGACTTGTTGGCAATTCATGGGTTGAGTGATAAAACAAGAATCAAATTGATTGAAGAAGGCGTCAATAATTTATCGGCGATCATTCAAATTCAAGAACTGAAGGATATTTCCAAAGAAAGCCTTGAAAAACTCAAGAAAAAAGCATTAGCTCTTATCGAAAAAAAGGAAGTAGTCCTCTCCCAATATCAAGAGCTCCCAGATGGCATTTTTCTTGACATTGAGTCACACACCAGCAGAAATTTTGATTATCTATTTGGTGTACTTGTGAATGATAAATATATTCCATTCTTGTGCGAGAACGAAGAACAAGAATACAGAGTTTTTGCAGATACCATCGATTTTCTTGATCAAACCGATGGTCCGATTTATCATTATTGTGCTTATGAACCATCGAGATTTTCCAGCCTATCAGAAAGATGGTCAGACCTGAAACCTGTATTCTCAAAAATCAAAAAAAGATTCGCTGATATTTACCAGATTCTCTCTAAACACGTTGCTCTCCCACTTTTCACCTATTCTCTGAAGAGTGTGGCCCGTTTGTATGGCTTTCATTGGAGAACGAACCTCGATGGTTTAAGGGCAAGTAGATATTTCCAACTCTGGTTGAACACACACGATGAACTCTATTTGAAAACGGTCTTGGACTACAATGAAGACGATACCCGCGCCGCAAAAGTGGTGTGGGAGAGGTTGAATCTGCTGCGCAACAATTAA